The Amaranthus tricolor cultivar Red isolate AtriRed21 chromosome 6, ASM2621246v1, whole genome shotgun sequence genome has a segment encoding these proteins:
- the LOC130815381 gene encoding ABC transporter B family member 9, with translation MRNNNNNPDDDHDHDHNNVKEIVDQKVLFYKLFSFADSVDIILMIVGSISAIANGVAQPLMTLVLGQIINSFGSSDPKHVVHDVSQVSLRFLYLAIYTGIACFLQVSCWIVTGERQAARIRGLYLKTILRQDIAFFDTETTTGEVISRMSGDTVLIQDAMGEKVGKFIQLMATFVGGFAIAFIRGWLLALVLLSCIPALVISGAIMAMLMMKMSSRAQIAYAEAGNVVEQTVGAIRTVASFTGEKDALRKYDNKILIAYKAAVKQGLASGLGLGALIFIILSTYALAVWYGSRLIMEKNYNGGQVLNVIMAMMTGGMSLGQTSPCLNAFAAGQSAAYKMFEAIHRKPKIDASSTEGNVLEDIKGDIELKDVYFRYPARPDVQIFSGFSLSISSGTTVALVGQSGSGKSTVVSLIERFYDPDSGAVLIDGIDLKQLQLAWIRQKIGLVSQEPVLFTTTLKENIAYGKEGATDYEIRTAIELANAAKFIDKLPKGLNTMVGERGTQLSGGQKQRIAIARAILKDPRILLLDEATSALDAESERIVQDALDRIMTDRTTVIVAHRLTTIKNADMIAVVHQGTIIEKGSHEELIKDPEGGYSQLVRLQEGAREQEAALMDPNNLEMSPNLERTMSRSASQRYSMKRSRSRGSSSGRHSISISFSVPGHVNIQETNEGDPYDDNEDVYEKTEGPEEEGKREKSRSVSLRRLAYLNKPELPILLLGSLAASIHGIIFPLFGYLISSAIKVFYEPAHLLRKDSKKWALIYVLLGAVSFIAIPVQNFLFAVAGGKLIRRIRNMTFEKVVHQEIKWFDEPANASGAIGARLATDAVNVKSLVGDQLALVVQNIATVIAGLIIAFTANWILALIILGVAPIMFAQGYFQGKFMKGFSGDAKLMYEEASQVANDAVGSIRTVASFCAEKKVMDLYEKKCEGPVKSGVRLGLLSGLGFGFSFLALYCTNAFCFFIGAILIHHGKATFAEVFKVFFALTISAVGLSQSSSMAMDRNKAKDSAVSIFKIVDSKPSIDSSSDQGVTMAGLKGDIEFRHVSFRYPTRPDIQIFSDLSLFIPSSKTVALVGESGSGKSTVISMIERFYEPDKGQVFLDGIELQNVKLSWLRQQMGLVSQEPILFNETIRANIAYGKQGDATENEIIEAANAANAHNFISGLPQGYDTSVGERGVQLSGGQKQRIAIARAILKNPKILLLDEATSALDAESERIVQDALDSVMVHRTTVVVAHRLVTIKNADIIAVVKNGVIAEKGKHDELMKIPNGAYASLVALHASAASTAS, from the exons ATgagaaataataacaataacccggatgatgatcatgatcatgatcataaTAATGTTAAAGAAATAGTAGATCAAAAAGTGTTATTCTATAAACTATTTAGTTTCGCAGATTCAGTGGATATAATTTTGATGATTGTTGGGAGTATTTCTGCCATAGCTAATGGAGTTGCTCAGCCATTAATGACTCTTGTTTTGGGTCAGATTATCAACTCTTTTGGTTCTTCTGATCCTAAACATGTCGTTCATGATGTTTCCCAG GTGTCTTTGAGGTTCTTATACTTGGCTATATATACTGGCATAGCTTGCTTCTTAC AGGTATCATGTTGGATAGTAACTGGAGAACGGCAAGCAGCACGAATTCGAGGCCTTTACTTGAAGACAATTCTGAGACAAGATATAGCATTCTTTGACACTGAAACAACTACAGGTGAAGTAATCAGTAGGATGTCAGGGGATACTGTTCTTATTCAGGATGCCATGGGGGAGAAAGTTGGTAAGTTCATTCAGTTAATGGCTACCTTTGTTGGAGGATTTGCCATTGCCTTTATAAGAGGATGGCTTTTGGCCTTAGTTTTGCTATCTTGCATCCCTGCACTTGTTATTTCGGGTGCAATTATGGCAATGCTGATGATGAAAATGTCGAGTCGTGCTCAAATTGCCTATGCTGAGGCCGGAAATGTTGTGGAGCAGACCGTCGGAGCTATCAGAACT GTTGCATCATTTACTGGTGAAAAAGATGCATTAAGAAAGTATGATAACAAGATTTTGATTGCATATAAAGCTGCTGTTAAACAAGGGCTAGCATCAGGATTAGGACTTGGGGCATTAATATTCATTATTTTGTCTACATATGCTCTTGCTGTATGGTATGGATCTAgactgatcatggaaaagaattacaATGGTGGGCAAGTCCTCAATGTAATCATGGCCATGATGACTGGCGGAAT GTCACTAGGACAGACATCTCCATGTCTGAATGCATTTGCTGCAGGGCAATCAGCAGCATACAAGATGTTTGAAGCAATACATAGAAAACCGAAGATAGATGCATCCAGCACTGAAGGAAATGTGTTGGAAGATATCAAGGGTGACATTGAGCTAAAAGATGTGTATTTTAGGTACCCAGCAAGGCCTGATGTGCAGATATTTTCCGGGTTTAGCTTAAGTATTTCTAGTGGAACAACCGTTGCTCTAGTTGGACAGAGCGGAAGTGGGAAATCTACAGTCGTTAGCCTAATAGAACGATTCTATGATCCTGATTCGGGTGCAGTTCTCATCGATGGAATCGACTTGAAGCAGCTTCAGTTAGCTTGGATCAGACAGAAAATTGGATTAGTGAGCCAGGAACCTGTGCTCTTTACTActacattaaaagaaaacatAGCATACGGAAAGGAAGGTGCTACTGATTATGAAATTAGGACTGCTATTGAGCTTGCCAATGCTGCAAAGTTCATTGACAAGCTCCCAAAG GGTTTGAACACAATGGTAGGGGAAAGAGGAACACAACTTTCTGGTGGTCAAAAACAAAGAATAGCCATTGCTCGGGCTATTCTTAAGGACCCCAGGATTCTCTTACTTGACGAGGCTACTAGTGCCCTCGATGCAGAATCTGAACGCATTGTGCAAGATGCACTTGACAGGATTATGACGGATAGGACTACTGTCATTGTGGCACATCGTTTAACTACCATCAAGAATGCTGATATGATCGCTGTTGTTCATCAAGGAACAATCATAGAGAAAG GTTCTCATGAGGAGTTGATCAAAGACCCGGAAGGGGGTTACTCGCAACTCGTGAGACTTCAAGAAGGCGCCAGAGAACAAGAAGCTGCTTTAATGGATCCCAACAATCTCGAAATGAGTCCAAATCTCGAGAGGACCATGAGCAGATCAGCAAGTCAGAGGTATTCAATGAAGAGATCAAGGAGTAGGGGATCTTCTAGTGGTAGACACTCCATTTCGATCAGTTTTAGTGTCCCGGGTCATGTAAACATTCAAGAAACTAACGAAGGGGATCCTTACGATGACAATGAAGACGTTTATGAGAAAACAGAAGGGCCCGAGGAAGAGGGAAAACGAGAGAAAAGTAGAAGTGTTTCATTGAGACGATTGGCTTACTTGAATAAGCCAGAATTACCTATTCTACTGCTTGGAAGTTTAGCTGCTTCAATACATGGGATCATCTTTCCCTTGTTTGGATATCTTATATCCTCTGCCATCAAAGTATTCTACGAACCAGCGCATTTGCTTCGCAAGGATTCTAAAAAATGGGCACTTATTTACGTGCTTTTGGGCGCTGTTAGTTTTATAGCAATACCCGTCCAGAACTTCCTTTTCGCAGTTGCAGGAGGGAAATTGATTCGAAGGATTCGTAACATGACATTTGAGAAAGTTGTCCACCAAGAAATTAAATGGTTTGATGAACCTGCAAATGCAAG TGGAGCTATAGGCGCAAGGTTAGCGACAGATGCTGTTAATGTCAAGAGCCTTGTAGGGGATCAGCTGGCGCTTGTTGTGCAGAATATTGCAACAGTGATAGCTGGTCTTATAATAGCTTTTACTGCAAATTGGATTCTAGCACTCATTATTCTTGGTGTGGCACCAATTATGTTTGCCCAGGGCTATTTTCAAGGCAAATTTATGAAGGGATTCAGTGGAGACGCAAAG CTAATGTATGAAGAAGCAAGCCAAGTCGCAAATGATGCAGTCGGAAGTATCAGAACAGTAGCATCCTTCTGTGCAGAGAAAAAGGTGATGGATTTGTACGAGAAGAAATGTGAAGGTCCTGTAAAAAGTGGTGTTCGTTTAGGACTTTTAAGTGGTTTAGGGTTTGGTTTTTCGTTCCTTGCCCTTTATTGCACTAACGCGTTCTGTTTCTTCATCGGAGCCATCCTAATTCATCACGGAAAAGCTACATTTGCAGAAGTTTTCAAG GTTTTCTTTGCATTAACAATCTCAGCAGTTGGGTTATCCCAAAGTAGTAGCATGGCTATGGACAGGAATAAAGCTAAGGACTCTGCTGTTTCGATCTTTAAGATCGTTGATAGCAAACCTAGCATCGACTCGAGCAGTGATCAAGGGGTTACAATGGCTGGTTTGAAGGGTGATATCGAGTTCAGACATGTTAGTTTCAGATATCCAACTCGGCCAGATATCCAAATATTTTCTGACTTGTCCTTATTCATTCCATCGTCAAAG ACTGTTGCACTAGTCGGAGAAAGTGGAAGTGGAAAATCGACAGTTATCAGCATGATCGAAAGGTTCTATGAACCCGACAAAGGTCAAGTATTCCTAGACGGAATAGAACTTCAGAACGTCAAGCTAAGTTGGTTAAGACAGCAAATGGGACTAGTAAGCCAAGAGCCAATACTCTTCAACGAGACCATACGTGCCAATATAGCTTACGGGAAGCAAGGAGATGCAACCGAGAATGAGATTATCGAAGCTGCAAATGCTGCGAATGCACACAACTTCATCTCGGGACTTCCTCAAGGCTATGATACCTCGGTAGGGGAGAGAGGCGTGCAGTTATCAGGCGGGCAGAAGCAAAGAATAGCCATTGCACGGGCCATTCTAAAGAATCCGAAAATTCTTTTGCTTGATGAAGCCACTAGTGCTCTTGACGCAGAGTCTGAACGAATCGTGCAAGATGCATTAGACAGTGTGATGGTACACCGGACTACAGTGGTTGTCGCTCATCGGTTAGTCACCATAAAGAATGCTGATATCATTGCTGTGGTCAAGAATGGAGTGATTGCAGAGAAGGGTAAGCATGATGAGTTGATGAAGATACCTAATGGAGCTTATGCTTCTCTTGTTGCACTTCATGCTAGTGCTGCTTCCACAGCTTCATAG